The sequence AAATCCTGTTAGAAAGATTAATGAGCAGTTAGCTATCTCTGGACAAATCGTCCCATTTCAGTTACAACAAATTGCTGAGGACGGTTATAAATCCGTACTAAATCTACGAGCATCAGATGAGCAAGGTTGGCTTGATTATGAACAAGAAAAAACTGAGCTATTAGGCTTATGTTATGTCAATATGCCGATAAAAGCTGAGGAGATTAATCGTCAATCTACACTTTTAGCCTTTCAAGCAATTAGTGAATTACCCAAGCCAATTTTAATTCATTGCGATAATTCCCTACGTTCTGCAGCCATAGTATTATTATACATTGCCACTAAACAGGGAATTACCTTTGAAAAT is a genomic window of Fortiea contorta PCC 7126 containing:
- a CDS encoding beta-lactamase hydrolase domain-containing protein, with translation MNPVRKINEQLAISGQIVPFQLQQIAEDGYKSVLNLRASDEQGWLDYEQEKTELLGLCYVNMPIKAEEINRQSTLLAFQAISELPKPILIHCDNSLRSAAIVLLYIATKQGITFENAWQQTINLGLF